One region of Streptomyces davaonensis JCM 4913 genomic DNA includes:
- a CDS encoding potassium channel family protein, whose protein sequence is MHIVIMGCGRVGSALAQTLEQQGHTVAVIDRDPTAFRRLGPGFGGRRVTGIGFDQDTLREAGIEEAGAFAAVSSGDNSNIISARVAREMFGVENVAARIYDPRRAEVYQRLGIPTVATVRWTADQMLRRLLPSGAEPLWRDPTGGVQLAEVHTSTSWVGHKISKLQEETGVRVAFVTRLGEAILPSSQTVLQEGDLVHVMMRTDEVDKVEAVFAQGPEEEGGH, encoded by the coding sequence GTGCACATCGTCATCATGGGCTGCGGACGAGTGGGTTCCGCGCTCGCCCAGACCCTGGAGCAACAGGGGCACACGGTCGCTGTGATCGATCGGGACCCCACGGCCTTCCGTCGGCTCGGCCCCGGTTTCGGCGGCCGCCGCGTCACCGGCATCGGCTTCGACCAGGACACCCTGCGCGAGGCGGGCATCGAGGAGGCCGGCGCCTTCGCCGCCGTCTCCAGCGGTGACAACTCCAACATCATCTCCGCGCGCGTGGCCCGCGAGATGTTCGGCGTGGAGAACGTCGCGGCCCGGATCTACGACCCCCGCCGCGCCGAGGTGTACCAGCGCCTCGGCATCCCCACGGTCGCCACCGTGCGCTGGACCGCCGACCAGATGCTGCGCCGGCTGCTCCCCTCAGGCGCCGAGCCGCTGTGGCGCGACCCCACCGGTGGTGTCCAGCTCGCCGAGGTGCACACCTCCACGTCCTGGGTGGGCCACAAGATCAGCAAGCTTCAGGAGGAGACGGGCGTCCGGGTGGCGTTCGTGACCCGCCTCGGCGAGGCCATCCTGCCCAGCTCGCAGACGGTGCTTCAGGAGGGCGACCTGGTGCACGTGATGATGCGCACCGACGAGGTCGACAAGGTCGAGGCGGTATTCGCCCAGGGTCCCGAAGAGGAGGGCGGTCACTGA
- a CDS encoding potassium channel family protein, whose translation MRVAIAGAGAVGRSIAGELLENGHEVLLIDKAPTAISVERVPQAEWLLADACEITSLDEAALQRCNVVIAATGDDKVNLVVSLLAKTEYGVPRVVARVNNPKNEWLFNESWGVDVAVSTPRLMSALVEEAVSVGDLVRLLRFSHGDANLVELTLPEESALAGTQVGNVEWPQDTSLVTIIRGTRVLTPTRDDSLEAGDELLFVAAQAREEQLEDLLSVRREDASS comes from the coding sequence ATGAGGGTCGCCATTGCCGGTGCCGGCGCCGTCGGCCGCTCGATCGCGGGCGAGCTGCTGGAGAACGGCCACGAGGTCCTGCTCATCGACAAGGCGCCGACCGCGATCTCGGTCGAGCGCGTCCCCCAGGCGGAGTGGCTGCTCGCCGACGCCTGCGAGATCACGTCCCTGGACGAGGCGGCGCTCCAGCGCTGCAACGTGGTGATCGCCGCGACCGGCGACGACAAGGTGAACCTGGTCGTCTCCCTGCTGGCGAAGACGGAGTACGGCGTCCCGCGCGTCGTCGCCCGCGTCAACAACCCCAAGAACGAGTGGCTCTTCAACGAGTCCTGGGGTGTCGACGTCGCCGTCTCCACCCCGCGTCTGATGTCCGCCCTGGTCGAGGAGGCGGTGAGCGTCGGCGACCTGGTCCGGCTGCTGCGCTTCAGCCATGGCGACGCCAACCTGGTCGAGCTGACCCTGCCCGAGGAGTCGGCCCTGGCCGGCACCCAGGTCGGCAATGTGGAGTGGCCGCAGGACACCTCGCTGGTCACGATCATCCGGGGCACCCGGGTGCTCACCCCGACCCGCGACGACTCCCTGGAGGCGGGCGACGAGCTGCTGTTCGTGGCCGCGCAGGCCCGCGAGGAACAGCTGGAGGACCTGCTCTCGGTGCGCCGCGAGGACGCGTCGAGCTAA
- a CDS encoding DUF3159 domain-containing protein, with translation MTSLDKPTEDTTDTTTADAEADARAVTEAALFEAFGGLRGMVETVLPGLLFVTIYTINKDLHMSAIAALAVSLVLVVVRLAMKDTVKHAFSGVFGVAFGVVFAMMTGNAKDFYLPGMLYTLGLGLAYIITTLCGVPLIGLILGPVFKENLSWRKRNPGRKKAYAKASYAWGAILLAKCAILFPLYWWADTTQLGWVLVALKIPPFLLAVWLTWVFLAKAPAPIDVFAEMEAAEKAEKERQAGARSAN, from the coding sequence GTGACGTCGCTCGACAAGCCGACCGAAGACACCACCGACACCACCACCGCAGACGCTGAAGCCGACGCCCGGGCGGTGACCGAGGCCGCGCTGTTCGAGGCCTTCGGCGGCTTGCGCGGCATGGTCGAGACGGTGCTGCCCGGACTGCTCTTCGTCACCATCTACACCATCAACAAGGACCTGCACATGTCCGCGATCGCCGCGCTCGCGGTGTCGCTGGTGCTGGTCGTGGTCCGGCTCGCGATGAAGGACACCGTCAAGCACGCCTTCAGCGGTGTCTTCGGCGTCGCCTTCGGTGTCGTCTTCGCGATGATGACCGGCAATGCCAAGGACTTCTATCTGCCGGGCATGCTGTACACGCTGGGCCTCGGGCTCGCGTACATCATCACCACGCTGTGCGGGGTCCCGCTGATCGGTCTGATCCTCGGCCCGGTGTTCAAGGAGAACCTCTCCTGGCGCAAGCGCAACCCCGGCCGCAAGAAGGCGTACGCCAAGGCGAGTTACGCCTGGGGCGCGATCCTGCTCGCCAAGTGCGCGATCCTCTTCCCGCTCTACTGGTGGGCGGACACCACCCAGCTGGGCTGGGTCCTGGTCGCCCTGAAGATCCCGCCGTTCCTGCTCGCCGTCTGGCTGACCTGGGTCTTCCTCGCCAAGGCGCCCGCTCCGATCGATGTGTTCGCGGAGATGGAGGCGGCGGAGAAGGCCGAGAAGGAGCGCCAGGCCGGGGCCCGTTCGGCGAACTGA
- a CDS encoding OB-fold nucleic acid binding domain-containing protein, whose amino-acid sequence MSSVPRSEKPVGRFRRMLDRLSSSQEDLESEELREDAETAGCIRIGDCHDRQIVTVTGTLRTVTLRPRAGVPALEAELFDGSAALDVVWLGRRSIVGIEPGRKLIASGRISMSRGRRVLFNPKYELRPLGRE is encoded by the coding sequence ATGAGTTCTGTTCCTCGTTCCGAGAAGCCGGTGGGCCGGTTCCGGCGCATGCTCGACCGGCTCTCCTCGTCGCAGGAGGACCTGGAGTCCGAGGAGCTGCGCGAGGACGCCGAGACCGCCGGCTGCATCCGCATCGGTGACTGCCACGACCGACAGATAGTCACCGTTACTGGTACCTTGCGCACGGTCACCCTGCGGCCGCGTGCCGGGGTCCCGGCCCTGGAGGCCGAGCTGTTCGACGGCTCCGCCGCGCTGGACGTGGTGTGGCTCGGCAGACGCTCCATCGTGGGGATCGAGCCGGGGCGCAAGCTGATCGCATCGGGCCGGATCTCGATGAGCCGGGGCCGCCGGGTGCTGTTCAACCCGAAATACGAACTGAGACCCCTCGGACGGGAGTAG
- a CDS encoding TetR/AcrR family transcriptional regulator, producing MARAGLTPELLTRAGAELADEVGFEQVTVSALARRFDVKVASLYSHLKNSHDLKTRIALLALEELADRAADALAGRAGKDALTAFADVYRDYARTHPGRYTAARFRLDPETAARSAGVRHAQMTRAILRGYDLAEPDQTHAVRLLGSVFHGYVDLELAGGFSHSTPDSDASWSRILDALDATLRNWPSA from the coding sequence ATGGCACGCGCAGGACTCACCCCGGAACTGCTCACCCGGGCCGGGGCGGAGCTGGCCGACGAGGTCGGCTTCGAGCAGGTGACCGTCTCGGCGCTGGCCCGCCGGTTCGACGTCAAGGTCGCGAGCCTGTACTCGCACCTCAAGAACTCCCACGACCTCAAGACCCGGATCGCCCTGCTGGCCCTGGAGGAACTCGCCGACCGGGCCGCCGACGCGCTGGCGGGCCGGGCCGGCAAGGACGCGCTGACCGCCTTCGCCGACGTCTACCGCGACTACGCCCGCACCCACCCCGGCCGCTACACCGCGGCCCGCTTCCGCCTGGACCCCGAGACGGCGGCGAGGAGCGCGGGCGTACGGCACGCCCAGATGACCCGCGCGATCCTGCGCGGCTACGACCTGGCCGAGCCGGACCAGACCCACGCCGTCCGCCTCCTCGGCAGCGTCTTCCACGGCTATGTCGACCTGGAGCTGGCGGGCGGCTTCAGCCACAGCACCCCCGACAGCGACGCGTCCTGGTCCCGGATCCTGGACGCCCTCGACGCAACGCTCCGCAACTGGCCCTCAGCCTGA